One genomic region from Cellulomonas hominis encodes:
- a CDS encoding FMN-binding protein, producing the protein MAHSLRRRTLGLLSGLSVVVAVAACGEGAGAATEDDAPSSSQADASSDAGTGASDDAAASGDLADGTYEAEGSYSTPGGQESIAVELTIADGVVTDVTVTPEATGGNAARFQDEFASGIADEVVGQELAGLSVDKVSGSSLTGDGFNAALDQIRADAAA; encoded by the coding sequence ATGGCGCACTCGCTCCGACGCCGCACCCTCGGCCTGCTGTCCGGCCTCTCCGTCGTCGTGGCGGTGGCCGCGTGCGGGGAGGGCGCCGGGGCCGCCACGGAGGACGACGCCCCGAGCAGCAGCCAGGCGGACGCCTCGTCCGACGCGGGCACCGGCGCCTCCGACGACGCCGCCGCCTCGGGCGACCTCGCCGACGGCACCTACGAGGCCGAGGGCTCGTACAGCACCCCCGGCGGGCAGGAGTCCATCGCCGTCGAGCTGACGATCGCCGACGGCGTCGTCACCGACGTCACCGTCACCCCGGAGGCCACCGGCGGCAACGCCGCCCGGTTCCAGGACGAGTTCGCGTCCGGCATCGCCGACGAGGTGGTCGGGCAGGAGCTCGCCGGGCTGTCGGTCGACAAGGTCTCCGGGTCCTCGCTGACCGGCGACGGGTTCAACGCGGCGCTCGACCAGATCCGCGCCGATGCCGCGGCCTAG
- a CDS encoding beta-ketoacyl-[acyl-carrier-protein] synthase family protein, translating into MSTRVVVTGLGATTPLGGDVPTTWQAALAGTSGARTLDNDWAETYGLPVDFAATLAVRPEEVLPRPEIKKMDPSAQYAIIASREAWADAGTPEVDPDRLGVVVSSGIGGIWTTLDAWDTLREKGARRVLPMTVPMLMPNSPSAYVELEFGARAGAHALVSACASGAEAIGYAVDMIRSGRADVVIAGGTEATIHPMPMAAFAASRTLSTRTDDPARASRPYDVDRDGFVIGEGSGIVVLESEEHAAARGAKVYAAISGVGLSSDGYHITSPEPTGRGQIAAMRMALKDAGVATGDVKHVNAHATSTVVGDLIEARGVRETLGSDADGVALSATKSMTGHLLGGAGALETVFSVLAVQDRQAPPTINVEKPDPELVLDLVRDTPRALPAGDIAVVNNSFGFGGHNVALVVTNA; encoded by the coding sequence ATGAGCACGCGAGTCGTCGTCACCGGACTCGGCGCCACGACCCCGCTCGGCGGGGACGTCCCCACGACCTGGCAGGCCGCCCTGGCCGGCACGTCGGGCGCGCGCACGCTGGACAACGACTGGGCCGAGACCTACGGCCTCCCGGTCGACTTCGCCGCGACCCTCGCGGTGCGCCCGGAGGAGGTCCTCCCCCGGCCCGAGATCAAGAAGATGGACCCGTCCGCGCAGTACGCGATCATCGCGTCGCGCGAGGCCTGGGCCGACGCGGGCACCCCCGAGGTGGACCCCGACCGGCTCGGCGTCGTGGTGTCCTCCGGCATCGGCGGCATCTGGACCACGCTCGACGCGTGGGACACCCTCCGCGAGAAGGGCGCCCGCCGCGTCCTGCCGATGACCGTCCCCATGCTCATGCCGAACTCGCCGTCCGCGTACGTCGAGCTGGAGTTCGGCGCCCGCGCCGGGGCGCACGCCCTGGTCTCCGCCTGCGCGTCCGGGGCGGAGGCGATCGGCTACGCGGTCGACATGATCCGCAGCGGCCGCGCCGACGTCGTCATCGCCGGCGGCACCGAGGCCACGATCCACCCGATGCCGATGGCCGCGTTCGCCGCCTCCCGCACGCTGTCGACCCGCACGGACGACCCGGCCCGGGCCTCCCGGCCGTACGACGTGGACCGCGACGGCTTCGTCATCGGCGAGGGCTCCGGCATCGTCGTCCTGGAGTCCGAGGAGCACGCGGCCGCCCGTGGCGCGAAGGTGTACGCCGCGATCTCCGGCGTCGGCCTGTCCTCCGACGGCTACCACATCACCTCCCCCGAGCCGACGGGCCGCGGGCAGATCGCCGCGATGCGGATGGCCCTGAAGGACGCCGGGGTCGCGACCGGGGACGTCAAGCACGTCAACGCGCACGCCACCTCGACGGTCGTCGGCGACCTCATCGAGGCGCGCGGGGTCCGCGAGACGCTCGGCTCCGACGCGGACGGCGTCGCGCTGTCGGCCACCAAGTCGATGACCGGGCACCTGCTCGGCGGTGCCGGCGCGCTCGAGACGGTGTTCTCGGTGCTGGCCGTGCAGGACCGGCAGGCCCCGCCGACGATCAACGTCGAGAAGCCGGACCCGGAGCTCGTGCTCGACCTCGTGCGCGACACCCCGCGCGCCCTGCCGGCGGGCGACATCGCGGTGGTGAACAACTCGTTCGGCTTCGGCGGGCACAACGTGGCCCTGGTGGTCACGAACGCCTGA
- a CDS encoding FAD:protein FMN transferase, producing the protein MPRPSVVFQAIGTGWQLDTPEPLPADVLAAVHDRIARFDQDWSRFRADSWVAEVARGGAGTYRLPADAGPLLDAYDVADRCTGGAVNPLVGRALEDLGYDAGYSLRPRLDAGGALATRPAPPWRTAAHRAAGTLTLDEPALLDVGAGGKGYLVDLVAGVLAEHGLAEHVVDAGGDLRAAVPEPLTVALEDPRDPARAVGVVRLAGGALCGSATNRRAWGPGLHHVVDARTGLPTADVVATWATGPTALAADLAATALFFAEPDLVASRFGVRYVVLRADGGIRWSLDLDGEVFA; encoded by the coding sequence ATGCCGCGGCCTAGCGTCGTCTTCCAGGCCATCGGGACCGGGTGGCAGCTCGACACCCCGGAGCCCCTGCCGGCCGACGTGCTCGCGGCCGTGCACGACCGGATCGCGCGGTTCGATCAGGACTGGTCCCGGTTCCGCGCCGACTCCTGGGTGGCCGAGGTCGCGCGCGGCGGGGCGGGCACCTACCGGCTCCCCGCCGACGCCGGCCCGCTGCTCGACGCGTACGACGTCGCGGACCGGTGCACCGGCGGTGCGGTGAACCCGCTGGTCGGGCGCGCGCTGGAGGACCTGGGCTACGACGCGGGGTACTCGCTGCGCCCGCGTCTCGACGCCGGGGGCGCGCTCGCCACTCGGCCCGCGCCGCCCTGGCGGACCGCCGCGCACCGCGCCGCCGGCACGCTCACGCTCGACGAGCCCGCGCTGCTCGACGTCGGCGCGGGCGGCAAGGGCTACCTCGTCGACCTCGTCGCCGGGGTGCTCGCCGAGCACGGCCTCGCGGAGCACGTCGTGGACGCCGGGGGCGACCTGCGCGCCGCCGTGCCCGAGCCGCTGACCGTCGCGCTCGAGGACCCCCGCGACCCCGCACGGGCGGTCGGGGTGGTCCGGCTGGCGGGCGGCGCGCTCTGCGGGTCGGCCACCAACCGCCGGGCCTGGGGGCCGGGGCTGCACCACGTGGTCGACGCCCGGACCGGGCTGCCCACCGCGGACGTCGTCGCGACGTGGGCCACCGGCCCCACCGCGCTCGCCGCGGACCTGGCGGCGACCGCGCTGTTCTTCGCCGAGCCCGACCTGGTCGCGTCGCGGTTCGGGGTCCGGTACGTCGTGCTGCGCGCGGACGGCGGCATCCGGTGGTCGCTGGACCTGGACGGGGAGGTGTTCGCGTGA
- a CDS encoding FAD-dependent oxidoreductase → MSGWVEERLGRVTMYRLLSLGLGALAAVALLLSLAGVLFVEPGPLVVSALVAVAASVASAWLLAAAFRTRAHTESAVITGLILLFLFWPTLEARYLGTLALAAVLANASKYLLAWRGRHVLNPAAAGALLVGLTGWDATTWWVADRWLLVPVLLLAAVVVVRTRRYALVGTFVVVAVVAVSVRLVVEGAAGLDAVTTALVSYPVLFLGGVMLTEPLTLPPRRWQQLVEAGVVGVLMAVSYHVGPLYSTPEAALVVGNLLAFAWGQRGAVRLTLTRQTRLTPRTVELAFRADRPVRYLPGQYLELTVPHPRPDARGTRRVFSVSSAPAADELTVALTVPERASTYKRALAGLPVGARLRATGLGGDFVLPADPARPLLLVAGGIGVTPFAAHLAALAAAGEQRDVVLLYSVTEHADLAYAEPIRAAGARVLVLSPTPDQDGLPAGWRHLGERRLSAEVLEEAVPDLAQRDAYVSGPPAMVDGTRALLRRAGARRVRTDAFTGY, encoded by the coding sequence GTGAGCGGCTGGGTGGAGGAGCGGCTGGGCCGGGTGACGATGTACCGGCTGCTCAGCCTCGGTCTGGGGGCCCTCGCCGCGGTGGCGCTGCTGCTGTCGCTCGCGGGCGTGCTGTTCGTCGAGCCGGGGCCGCTCGTGGTCAGCGCGCTCGTGGCCGTGGCGGCGTCGGTGGCGAGCGCCTGGCTGCTCGCCGCGGCGTTCCGCACCCGCGCGCACACCGAGTCGGCGGTCATCACCGGCCTGATCCTGCTGTTCCTGTTCTGGCCGACGCTGGAGGCCCGCTACCTCGGGACGCTCGCGCTGGCGGCGGTGCTCGCGAACGCCTCGAAGTACCTGCTCGCCTGGCGCGGGCGGCACGTGCTGAACCCGGCCGCGGCCGGCGCGCTGCTCGTCGGGCTCACCGGCTGGGACGCCACGACGTGGTGGGTCGCCGACCGGTGGCTGCTCGTGCCCGTGCTGCTGCTGGCCGCCGTGGTCGTCGTGCGGACCCGGCGGTACGCGCTGGTGGGCACGTTCGTCGTCGTCGCCGTGGTGGCCGTGTCGGTCCGGCTCGTCGTGGAGGGCGCCGCCGGGCTGGACGCCGTGACCACCGCCCTGGTGTCGTACCCGGTCCTGTTCCTCGGCGGCGTCATGCTCACCGAGCCGCTGACCCTGCCGCCCCGCCGGTGGCAGCAGCTCGTCGAGGCCGGCGTCGTCGGCGTCCTCATGGCCGTGTCGTACCACGTCGGCCCGCTGTACTCGACGCCCGAGGCCGCGCTGGTCGTCGGCAACCTGCTCGCGTTCGCGTGGGGCCAGCGCGGCGCGGTCCGGCTCACCCTGACCCGGCAGACCCGGCTGACGCCCCGGACGGTCGAGCTCGCGTTCCGGGCCGACCGGCCCGTGCGCTACCTGCCGGGGCAGTACCTCGAGCTGACCGTCCCGCACCCGCGTCCCGACGCCCGCGGCACCCGGCGGGTGTTCAGCGTGTCCTCCGCGCCCGCCGCCGACGAGCTGACGGTCGCCCTCACCGTCCCGGAGCGGGCGTCGACCTACAAGCGCGCGCTCGCCGGGCTGCCCGTGGGCGCGCGGCTGCGGGCGACCGGGCTCGGCGGGGACTTCGTGCTGCCCGCCGACCCCGCGCGGCCGCTGCTGCTCGTCGCCGGCGGCATCGGCGTGACGCCGTTCGCGGCGCACCTGGCCGCGCTGGCGGCCGCGGGGGAGCAGCGGGACGTCGTCCTGCTGTACTCCGTGACCGAGCACGCCGACCTGGCGTACGCCGAGCCGATCCGGGCGGCGGGGGCCCGGGTGCTCGTGCTGTCCCCGACGCCGGACCAGGACGGGCTGCCCGCCGGGTGGCGGCACCTGGGGGAGCGGCGGCTGTCGGCGGAGGTGCTGGAGGAGGCCGTGCCGGACCTCGCGCAGCGGGACGCCTACGTGTCGGGGCCGCCGGCGATGGTCGACGGCACGCGGGCGCTGCTCCGGCGGGCCGGGGCGCGGCGGGTCCGCACGGACGCGTTCACGGGCTACTGA
- a CDS encoding DUF3145 domain-containing protein: MAGAITRGVLFVHSAPRALCPHLEWAAGNVLGTRVSLEWTEQPAAPGMFRAEHSWQGAQGTGARVASALRGWTHLRYEVTEDASHGSDGARWSHTPELGIFHAQTDVHGNVVVPEDRIRAALDTGDPRTMRDELALALGQAWDDELEPFRYAGAGAPVRWLHRVG; encoded by the coding sequence ATGGCAGGTGCGATCACCCGCGGTGTTCTTTTCGTGCACTCAGCGCCGCGCGCGCTCTGCCCCCACCTCGAGTGGGCGGCGGGCAACGTGCTGGGCACGCGCGTGTCCTTGGAGTGGACCGAGCAGCCCGCGGCGCCCGGCATGTTCCGCGCCGAGCACTCGTGGCAGGGCGCCCAGGGCACCGGTGCGCGCGTCGCGTCGGCCCTGCGCGGCTGGACGCACCTGCGCTACGAGGTGACGGAGGACGCCAGCCACGGCAGCGACGGCGCCCGCTGGAGCCACACCCCCGAGCTCGGCATCTTCCACGCGCAGACCGACGTGCACGGCAACGTCGTGGTCCCCGAGGACCGGATCCGCGCCGCGCTCGACACCGGCGACCCGCGGACGATGCGCGACGAGCTGGCGCTGGCCCTCGGGCAGGCGTGGGACGACGAGCTGGAGCCCTTCCGGTACGCCGGCGCCGGTGCACCCGTGCGCTGGCTGCACCGGGTCGGCTGA